ttggttcgccttcaattgccGCGATGGCAATATGGGTTACctgagagcacgaatagttgcgcgcaatatatttttttgtgatattttcGCTCTGTCCTGACAAAGAACACACGTTGATTACTCTTCTAACTGCGTGTCGATAacagcaattaaatttttttcgtgcaaattctctcATTCTCGCATTTATTCGCGCGGAAGTGTAAAGTATGGATTATCAGAGGTCATCGACGTTAAATATTATCAACAGGCTaacccaaaattttgacaacGAAAAACTTCACTTATAACATGATAGGTTCATCATGAGAACGTGGAACAATAATGTATTGATTCTCAGCGCTGAGAGATCATGTGCAATTTCGACGACACCTCGATTGGCAACTATGGATTCGCTAGGGTTGGGATCGTCTGAGCCGGGTCCCAGACGCTCAGCAGACATCGGTGGTGCAAAAATCCACAACCCCCGGGCCGGCTTCGGCGGGGCCCACcacaccccccgccccccgcgtcTGGGCCCACCTCGCCATTTCACCGCGAAGCCAAGGTCGTCGGCACGCAGGCGCAGCACGCAGCATCCCCAACCAGCCAGCCAGCAGCGTTTAATCATCGCAATAATCACACGGCGAACACCAGCCGCCCGCGCGGGGCAGAGGGGCTCGCAGGGAGGGAGGGCACAATACCATCCACCCTCGAAAGTGCATCAGTCTGAGCCCTGCAGCTATTTTGAAGGAATTTCGGAATCGGTCCCCCCGCCACGCCGCACTATCACTCTTTCCCTCTTTTGCAGTCGCCTGACACATCCCCCTGTCTCTCTAAAAATAAATCGCGAAGAGTATTTTCGCCGGCTGTCCCTCCCTCTCTCTGCCACCACCGCCGCTGCAGCGCTGAGTCATCGACCGCTCGGCGCTTCTTCCGTTTCTCACCCTGCACTTTTTCCATTCCACACTCGCTccgcatcagtggcgtggcgtgaattgcgatgtatcgattgttatgccatttaaacctatggtaaagaatcgattattaaggtgttcgctgcgaacaccctgtttatcgatccttttccgcaggtttaaatggcataacaatcgatacatcgcaattcacgccacgccctCTGCTCCGCATCGCTgactttcctcctttttccattAGATTTTGGCTTTCGGTTCGTGCGCGGGGCCCTCTGGAAGACGTGGGAAGTTTTCGATCGCGAATCGGGGAAAGTAATTAGTCTCTGTCTAATCCAATAACGCGAGTAGGGTTGCAGTTCGATCTTGAAAATCGATACCTCGCTCCACCCGatcaagtaaaaatgaaaatgaaagcaATCGCAAATGCATTTTTCCCCGGTAAGTTAGAAATTGAATGCAAGGTTTCTCTAATGCACGGTTGTTCAGGGGTCTCCAAAAGGTGCATCGTGGAAATTAGCATCTACATTCGTGACTCTCCTGTCTGTTGCGTCGTCAGTATTCAAAGGGGGTGGAAGTGACTTCATCCAGTTCGCCCGCCCAGACTTTCTTTTTCTGCGAAAGAATTAGAAAGTTCCAACACCGGAAACGAGAATTGTTCGTACGAAAGTAATTTACCCTTTCATACTTTTATGCCGTTCATGAAAGATGTTCATTTACTCTAAAACAATCGAAATCATTGAAATTAGATAcagtaaaatcgaaaaatcggaCTAACTGCTCCGCGACAATcgatgcaccccccccccccccccatgactACGCGACGTCTTACGGATGATAAGAAACCAATCGACCAACCCCGAAGTCCTTTAGGTCTGTACGTCAGCGACAGCCAGTCGATcaaaaaccaccccttatcttCCCTATAACCCATTAATAGGGATGAACTCTCACTTCCGCGTCCAGTCGATCAAAAAACGGACGAACTCCCCTCATCTCTCCTTCAACCCTTAAACAGGGGTGAACTTTCACTTCCGCGTGCGCTGAGCTCGGGCTTGGTTCCTGATCACCTGACTGGGCGGAAACTCGAAAAAATCGTGAGGATCCGATGGAAACGGAGGGCAGTAATCGGTGTCTGTTTTCCCGGAGTTTGTCAGAGGGGTTGCGGTTGCGGGCGCGGGTGCGGGGTCATCAACCCTCGAATTTCGCGGACGAAGCCCGGTCCCTGATGGGCTTCGGCTTCGGTGccacggcgcacaatggatcgagtcaatcagagtggtcggacatgcaatttttgactaaaactgaaaatgttgacgtttatttcgttacatttcgAAAtgtaaggggtgctttcagcagacaatttcacgagaaaaccaatggaaccttttttaaaacctcaaagttttgcattaattgagttataagcgttttaagtttccaaattttgtccgatctctcctattgattcgatccattgtgtggCGTAGCGCCCCGATGCCGGTGCCCAGCAGCGAAAACGCCCGTCCTCCGATTGTTACGCAGTATTATTTACAGGGAGGGTTATCGCCACCGCGCCGCATCGCCGAACGGGCCCGCGGCAGGGAGGAGGGTCCACCTCCCCTCGCCCCGCTAGCTGCGCCCCGCGACCCCTCGCCTTCCGCGCTGCCGCCAATTCTGATAACGTCCGacctttgtttttatttttattctttttagcgGTCGCCTTGAAAAGTTCGATGCAAGCGACAACGTCCCTAGTCGAGGAAGATATCGGTGGGGTTTGAGCCCGCGAAGCGTCGGTGAATTCTACATATTTGTAcaatttaattaatattttctttcggGCTGGGACTATAAAAAATCCTGAAATAAGTTAaaacgaaattaaaaataattaaataaaaaaaatacgtgaaagaataaaaaatatcttCTGTGGCTCTTAATATTCCAAGAATTTCGGCAACCGAAAAGATGTCTCTAAAATTGAAACTTAattcatttggaaaaaaattcgtcGTCGTTTCCATCATCCTTGTCTTATCTGAGTGCACATGCTACTTACGTAAGTTAGGGAATTTATCATCAACCCTTGTTCAAGTTTTATGAACCTCGAGTTCAGATTAGATATTATCTCTACATCCTTATTTCTaatcaacttttttcacaatGTAACTGAAAAAATTTCTGACGTAAACTTTTGTCAGTACATTCTTCATAAAAACATAAACAATTCACCGATTATTTTAATACATTATGTTGTTCAGTCTTGTGTTAAGCATAGAAATCAAGAGAGGAAATCTGGAATCGCGAAATGCAGTTAGGCTCACTTAGTAATTTGATTCACGATGGATTACTTTCAGATGTGCAAAGGGCAGAAAGAGACCCTATTAGCATCATTTTAGGGACTCTAAACGTAAGcggtaattttggcaacgcaaGGCCGCACTTAATAAAAGCTTCGGGAGGTTAGATGAAAAAACGATTTCAAAACTACATGCTACATTGTTACCTGCCTCGACACCAGGCGCGTTTATCGTCGCTCCTGTGACGCGAAGGGCGTATCTGAATCTCACGTGAGCCCTATTGTCCCtgtaactctatgctttccgcggcccatgtggatctagagatacgcccttatatCAGAAGGGCGACGTTATTTGTTTACCTTTTGTTCGCCCCTGCAATATGCACCCATTCATCTCCGAGTCGCGTTTCTTGCAATTCGCGATGCGATTTTTCGGCCCCTATCGCGATCCCGACCTCCTAATTTCGCCCTTCCGCATTTGCTTCCCGTTCCCAGCGTCCTATCGAGAAAGGCCAAGGGTCTCAAGGGGCCAAGTCGTCTGATATTCCTTTGTCTCCACGAACCGTGTAAATTCGCCGGTAAAATGGTAGATTTTTTGCTAATTGGCCATTGATATACCAACGTCGCATATCCCAAGAAAATGTAATTGTCAGAGTCGGCGAGCACTCAAAATCTGAAATGCGAGCTTGATTAACCATGTATTATGATTATCAAGTGCAATTGGGTGACATTTATTGTTTTTGCTCAGTTTGCCATTCAATTCTTTGCGCTTCGCGCCCGAAGCATttcgggggttggaccgcgaagcggtcagtGGTTGCATacctacaaatattttgaaattgtcgCTAACTTATTTCCTCCGTCGACGTTTTTAAAAGTAACGGTTTTCATTGCAAAAACAACAGACTTCGCCCTAAGTACACAAAACCCCTATTAATTTTATCGTCAGTttaaagtcgcttggatcttgagtccagcgaacacaaacaaaaaataacaatatcgttaaaaacatcgacaagaaagaatactcttgattcaatccgcgttttccttgaatcgaagagccgagcctcttgatttaggtggatttccttttattcaagcaaaaattccgattgaatcaagagtactttttctcgtcaatttttttgagagcctggactctagattcaatcgatttttccccagtGATTCTTCAAGGTAACAACTTGATAAGAGTGCCCAGATTTAGAGTGATTTCACAATTATAAGCTCCATAATTTGTAGCGTTAATTTCTAGAGAcctgctttttttttattattattgattAAATACATAGAGGACTACAAATACTTATGTATTAACCCTACGTATACTGTAATGAGAAACCTGctaattttgtaatttgatctgtgTGTTACAGAATGTCGACGGAAAAGTATTAATGTTGGCCGGTGGCAGCAAATTCATCTCGATCCTCAGCtcgaatccagactcttaactCGGTCAGGATCTGAAAAGTGTCAAAATTGCGTGAAGGAGGAGCCAAGATGGCGGCGCTGCAGCAGTATTGTCTGCGCTGGAACAATCACAGGTCGAACCTGTTGACGGTGTTCGATCAGCTCCTTCAGAACGAGGCGTTTACCGACGTGACGTTGGCCTGcgaaggtggactctcagtgAAATGTCATAAAATGGTGCTGGCCGCTTGCTCGTCCTACTTCCAGAACGTCTTCACAGAGCTCCCTTGCAGGCACCCCGTCGTCGTGCTCAAGGATGTCCGTTACTGCGAAATCAAGGCCATCCTCCAGTATATGTACCGCGGAGAGGTCAATGTTCAGCAAGATCAGCTCGCCGCTTTGCTCAAGGTCGCCGAGGCTCTCAAGGTTAAAGGACTCGTCGAGGAAAATAGCCAGGTACAAATTTTGCCTACAAGgatttctcctcctttttctcgAAACTCAAGGCTTCAAGTTCTATGtctttaagtaaaatttgagaACTCCCTTGGTGCATCTGTAAACCAAGAGATAACTTGAAGGAGAAAGTCACAGGAGTTCTAAGGACTTTCTGAAAATCAGTGGCGTAGACAAGGGGagggggtccagggggtctgGACCCGCCCCCCTAAGTCTCGTTcattgtaactttttttttacttttggagggcagcgacataaaatattataagcGACCTAGACAAAATATTGTAAATGGAACCCACCTTTAAAGAATTCCCAGCTACCTTGAAAATATCGTCTGAGTCATTTAAAAAGATGAGAAGATAAAGGACCAATACGTGTAAAGTAAAAAAGTGAATCTATAAATGGAGACGGGTGCATGAACGATACAGTTAAAATAAGTACCGAGGTAATAATTACcgtaaaaaaggtaaaataagtaccgttttttattaattttaatcaatgtattttaaaatctcaactAATAAGTACTCTCTCCCCCCTTATTCTCCTTTTCGAAACGCACACATTTCTTATACCTTGTTATCTTTCTTCTAGAAAAATGGTCATCTAAGCTAATGCCTGGTTGTGCGGTcgttggtttttttctctcttttgcgACTCGATAACGTAACACACGAATGCTTTGTTTTTTACCAGGTGACGAAATCAGACGAAGACCCGAACACGATCACGACCTCCTCGAACGCGAACCAGACGACCCCTCACTCCTCGAGCAGTCGAAACTCCACAAGCAACGGAAACCCCAACTCAACGCTCAACTCCAACTCCAACTCCAACAACTCGCCGCCGCACTCGACGAGCGTGCCGGCCCAGTCCAAGTCGCCGTTCATGTACGGGGGCGGAGGCGGTCACGGGGGCAAGTCGCCCCTGGAGCGGCCTGGCTCTCGCGGGGGTCTCCCGGTCTGGGCGGTCCCCCACGGGTTCCCGCTGCCCTCGACGCCGAACCCGCACGCGGCCGCCATGCTCTCCTCCTGCTACGAGGCGGCCATGGGCGCGGACATCCCGCCGCTGCGACGCAAGAAGATGTCGGGGATGATGATGTCCCGCGACACGCCGATCCTCCGCACGGTGCTCGGACAGGGGCAGGCCGACTCGAGCCAGCCGGTCTCCCTCATCTGCCACCCCGACAGCCACGACTCCCAGAACCACGCCAGCAGCCCCGCTCAGGATCCGGACAAAGTAAGTCACCCTCCAACTACACgcagagaaaaacttcgtgcactggaaaaaaaaaaacacattggatctagagtccagactcttaaaaacacagacaagaaaaaatactcttgattcaatcggatttttgcttaaatcaagaaccaagcctcttaatttgagcggatttccttttgatttaagcaaaaatctgattgaatcaagagtattttttcttgtcgatgtttttaagagtctggactctagattgcTGATTGtgatgtgtttttctttccatgCGTGCgtggacccgaagttgaggttacatggatctctgaagttatctgatcacgcatccgaaaacttgaggtcgagctgccgaagttcgggtcagacatcgaggcacttcggtatgtaccggagtacttcagatgtgtgacccgaacttcggcagctcgacctcaagtttttagatacgtgattcgaaaacttcagaaatccatatgacctcaactccgcgtcccacgcacgagtttttttctccgtgtagagtccCTTAATACTGAGAGTTAGGTCAAGTGAATTCATTCCTGATTGGTTCcagtattttaggcctccacagtgtcacaaactgaataataaagattacattttcaccaattgcaaagattataatctggaatggaccggggaatcacgggttcggcaaggaacaaacggaatgaaggAAGGGACGGAGGAAGGAAGTAGATTCCTTGTGGAGTCTTAAGAGCGACCCAGAGcgaggaagaagaaattttgttgttttgttggACGGGGAAATAGCTCAGCATTTGGTCAGTGAATTTAGAATCATAAATATGGGGTTGGGAAATGTATATTCCTGGTGTTTTTACTGTACTAATGCCTTAAGTATCTCATAGATCTGCCCAGAACCAAGGCAAAATTTCCtcaactttattgaaaaattacatgCTATTTCAGGAAAGTTTCtgtttcgttcatttttatttttttgataactGTCGACATCCTCAGAGTTAATACCTGTCCTACTCGGATTGCTCCACCGTGCCGACTCAAACACTCAAACgaaaatctttaaaatgacCGCCTTCtcatatatttttctcttctcttcacAGAGTAATTTATCGGTTAAAGCTGAATTTTCGTCAGAAGGTGCTCCCTCTCCGTACACAGACGTCACAGACGAGGAAATGAACGACCGGGtaagtttgtaattttttttcatcaccgTTCATTACTTCCATTTCCCTCTGCTTGATGAAAAGTCGCcgcaaaaataatttaagtaTGTTCAGCTCACATCTTAATTATTCTAATAATCCATTTTGGAGTATTAGTTTGACCTATCCGCACTTGGTTTTTTCATCGTTTTCTCTGGTGAACTATAAAGTAGAAAGaacatttggaccgcattttgcaataagaaaccctTATTTGGCTTATCCATAAAATCACGTACTTACGTAGGGAAAATAgatcatatggattgcattttgcaaaaagaaatcgagagcattacaatgttgctaggattgtgcaacttagatTCTTTGCAATAGCATCACTGAAATTATGCACAAAATTAGATTTACGAATCTAATATTCGTTTTGAATTTATACTTAATTGGGagtgaagataaaacttgtttagatgatcaatTTGTATTTGCAAGGTATTAAAAGTTACACAATTTTAGCGACTTTGGAATGTTCTCGGTTCCCCCTTGTGGAATGCAATCTATATCGACgtgaaactatcagaccacgtatctcatttgccgTGTTTAAGAATCTCCGCTACtactttatttttctggaagagaacaaaaaaatataattcccTGAAATATTCACCGAGTTTTCTTCgtataatgaagaaaaaacagggaagttttcaagaattaactTTGGGaagttttccattcaaaaatgaagtatgacaggaaatctatagcgtcgcaaaccgagatgcactggaaaaaagttgcttggatctagagttcagactcttaaaaacgttgaaaagaaataatacttttaatttaatcggactttttgctcgaatcaaaaggaaatccgcttaaatcaagaggctcggcttttcaattcaaggaaaaatcggattgaatcaaagtattttttcttgtcaatgttattaagagtctggactcgtgatacaagcgaattttttttccagtgtacgtggTTCTCGATATTCGGTTTctaaaatgtgtcagaaatagtagttccttattgcaaaattttgctgtttGAAAGTAAACCACGAAGTACTCAAATTATGACCGACGCATTATCGTGTGAAATCGTCCATTCCCTCGAATGCGAGAGCATATTTCCGCAAAGCGCGGGACTAGGTCAGAtgcgtgcgccttcaatccggcgagATACCGCGAAGCATACGCGCGAGCCGGAAGGATGGACTGCGGAcaattaaaaggagaaaaagcgGGCGCCCGGCTGCTCCTCGGAGTCGTGAGAACGCGGATGGATCGATGCAGTGCGATAACGCGAACCAATCGCCGGGCCTGTCAAGCCGCTCCGGCACCGAATTTGGCAGAGTGCTCACGCGCCCAGCTGCCAAGCCTCCGCCAAATGCGCCCCGAAAAAACCGCCCCCTCCGCCGAAGTAGCGTTCCGCCCTCGCGAAGTTTATACTCCTGCTGGCACCCTCAGTTTTCTCCGGATCACGATTGTCCTCGCTACGCCGCACATTTGAAAATCGCGGATATTATCGTTAGTGcacaccacactgaaaaaaaacacattggatctagagtccagacacttaaaatcatcgacaaggaaaaatactcttgattcaatcagatttaagctgaaatcaagaaccaagcctcttaatttgagcggatttccttttaatttaagcttaaatctgattgaatcaagagacctttttcttctcaatgttttcaagagtctggactctagatccaatgtgtttttttttttccagtgcactataGAGGAAGATGAAACACAAAAAGTTTCACACACAAGGAGTTTCTCTTATCCTTAAACTCTACCGTGGTGCTGTCCAAGCAAACTGTGCATCTGGGCTAAACCCTCCTATAATTTTGCAAGGTTACGAAGTAGAGTTCGATTTCGAATTCTTAACACTAATTTTTAGATCATACTTCTAAATTTTCGTGTCACttattaacttttaaaaaagtggGGAGGAAAACCCGTTCCCTTATGGCATATAACCCGTA
This window of the Bemisia tabaci chromosome 3, PGI_BMITA_v3 genome carries:
- the LOC109037603 gene encoding uncharacterized protein codes for the protein MAALQQYCLRWNNHRSNLLTVFDQLLQNEAFTDVTLACEGGLSVKCHKMVLAACSSYFQNVFTELPCRHPVVVLKDVRYCEIKAILQYMYRGEVNVQQDQLAALLKVAEALKVKGLVEENSQVTKSDEDPNTITTSSNANQTTPHSSSSRNSTSNGNPNSTLNSNSNSNNSPPHSTSVPAQSKSPFMYGGGGGHGGKSPLERPGSRGGLPVWAVPHGFPLPSTPNPHAAAMLSSCYEAAMGADIPPLRRKKMSGMMMSRDTPILRTVLGQGQADSSQPVSLICHPDSHDSQNHASSPAQDPDKSNLSVKAEFSSEGAPSPYTDVTDEEMNDRARMMLHSSSPKSFYADSKGGSVSSAIATYVPTQKPEWKRYKQYTRHDIDSAIEAVQNGMSALQASRKFGVPSRTLYDKVKKRGIVTSRPFRRSSSGNNGAAFPYGISGASLMLAGNEQNHMSMERMYLHHADVGDSRSADNDREAVAIAAAAGASINSDRNSTTPPNSHPSPRSPSPNLIKYANRNSMTPSPPPMQEGEDEEDQVEDLSISRKPDPPPTSRVIMPPMSQATATMLAAGSDSMPSDGVRD